From Gemmatimonadota bacterium, a single genomic window includes:
- a CDS encoding DUF1800 domain-containing protein has product MILRFSLIVLCCGALLSGTSANADLKLPYKAEGLNKEQAAAYLLERFAFGARPGEVEKVVQMGPEKWLAQQLKGNLPDAELDKRLEAFPALKMTQFEMSETYVQNGRIRRILQEEGVVDPVKMSRKEMNKKISAYRKKHGLRAQNALYNKELKGQKVMRAVYSENQLVEVLTDFWFNHFNVTTRDGGARSRTLSYERDAIRPNVLGEFRVILGATAKHPAMLHYLDNADSRMAPPSQRNQPKLKQEVASGEMGMDGGMMGAPAKAQPPPKNRRKYGLNENYARELMELHTLGVDGGYTQQDVTEVARVLTGWAAMPYKNARKNLEKQIAKGSNNLVREGEFVFRKTWHDKKAKVVLGEKFPAGGGMEEGERVLDMLSKHPSTAHFISTKLARRFVNDSPPEALVKRMAKTFSKTDGDIAAVMATLAQSREFWAEAKKRSKMKSPLEVVVSSLRALEADVKNPQPVMSWFDRMGEPLYGYVPPTGFPDYAESWANSGTLIARMNFGIHLATGKIRGIELKRLSRDSAGLTTDAALAVYGKLLLPAQDTSAIVSEVKEAIPADARRKDMQVVSMLLGSPEFQYR; this is encoded by the coding sequence ATGATATTGCGTTTTTCACTCATTGTTTTGTGCTGTGGTGCCTTACTTTCAGGCACTTCGGCGAATGCCGATTTGAAACTGCCTTATAAAGCAGAGGGGCTGAATAAGGAGCAGGCTGCGGCGTATCTCTTAGAGCGTTTTGCCTTTGGTGCGCGGCCCGGTGAGGTGGAAAAGGTGGTGCAGATGGGTCCCGAGAAATGGCTGGCTCAACAGTTGAAGGGCAATTTGCCAGATGCCGAGTTAGACAAGCGATTGGAGGCGTTTCCCGCACTGAAAATGACGCAGTTTGAAATGTCTGAAACTTATGTGCAGAATGGGCGGATTCGCAGAATACTGCAGGAAGAGGGTGTGGTTGATCCCGTAAAGATGTCTCGCAAAGAGATGAATAAAAAGATAAGCGCGTATCGCAAGAAGCACGGGTTGCGTGCTCAGAATGCGCTTTACAATAAGGAATTGAAGGGGCAGAAAGTGATGCGGGCTGTGTATAGCGAGAACCAGCTCGTTGAGGTGTTGACGGATTTCTGGTTCAATCATTTCAATGTGACCACGCGCGATGGCGGGGCACGTAGCCGCACGCTTTCCTATGAGCGGGATGCGATTCGTCCCAATGTGCTGGGCGAGTTCCGCGTGATTTTGGGTGCGACGGCAAAGCATCCTGCAATGTTGCATTATCTGGATAATGCAGATTCCCGTATGGCGCCGCCATCACAGCGGAATCAACCCAAACTCAAACAGGAGGTGGCATCGGGCGAGATGGGTATGGATGGTGGTATGATGGGCGCTCCTGCAAAGGCGCAGCCCCCTCCAAAAAACAGACGCAAATACGGTTTGAATGAGAATTATGCGCGCGAGTTGATGGAGTTGCATACCCTCGGAGTGGATGGTGGCTACACGCAGCAGGATGTTACCGAGGTTGCGCGCGTGTTGACGGGTTGGGCTGCGATGCCTTATAAAAATGCGCGGAAAAATCTCGAGAAGCAGATCGCAAAAGGAAGTAATAATCTCGTTCGCGAGGGCGAGTTTGTGTTCCGCAAAACTTGGCACGACAAAAAAGCCAAGGTGGTGCTGGGTGAGAAGTTCCCGGCAGGGGGTGGCATGGAAGAGGGCGAGCGCGTTCTGGATATGCTGTCCAAACACCCTTCAACTGCACATTTTATTTCTACGAAGCTGGCGCGTCGGTTTGTGAACGACAGTCCTCCCGAGGCACTGGTCAAGCGGATGGCGAAGACATTTAGCAAGACGGATGGGGATATCGCTGCTGTGATGGCTACGCTGGCGCAGTCTCGAGAGTTTTGGGCAGAGGCGAAGAAGCGCAGCAAGATGAAGTCGCCGTTAGAAGTAGTGGTGAGTTCTCTTCGCGCGCTGGAAGCCGATGTGAAAAATCCACAACCTGTTATGTCTTGGTTTGACCGCATGGGCGAGCCGCTATATGGTTATGTACCGCCTACGGGTTTTCCGGATTATGCCGAGTCGTGGGCAAATTCGGGTACGCTGATCGCGCGAATGAATTTTGGTATCCATCTGGCTACGGGCAAAATTAGAGGGATTGAATTGAAGCGGTTGTCCCGGGATAGCGCTGGTCTAACAACGGATGCGGCACTGGCGGTGTATGGCAAGTTGCTGTTGCCTGCACAGGATACGAGTGCTATTGTCTCAGAGGTTAAGGAGGCGATTCCCGCAGATGCCAGGCGCAAAGATATGCAGGTGGTCAGTATGCTGCTGGGGTCGCCGGAGTTTCAATACCGATAA
- a CDS encoding DUF1501 domain-containing protein — MEWTRRAFMKGSGLALFSASFGGTPLFLSRAADAANNPLAHSRRKVLVTIFQRGAMDGLMAVTPFNDPALAEARPNLFMHLTDPKNKLTDLDGRFALHPSFADLAPLYKEGRLAIVHGVGSPNKTRSHFDAQDYMENGTPGVKGTRTGWLNRAVGLLGHEGTPFRSVALTRALPRAFYGKEPSIAVDDLRSFGIQMPNNPQGAEQVEEGFEAMYARSAKRLVQRVSRESFDAIELLEKIGVRDYKPVEGAEYPNTALGRRLQQIALLIKSDVGLEVAFTETGGWDTHVQQGTTTGSFQRRADEMSKSIAAFWTDLGTYQDDVVLMTMTEFGRTVHQNGSLGTDHGRGSCLFVLGNNVAGGKIHGDVPEKLVKDALEDRRDLPVTTDFRSVFADVAGKHLNIDRSHDIAMFPGWEGERFKVMT; from the coding sequence ATGGAATGGACGCGAAGAGCATTTATGAAGGGCAGCGGATTGGCATTGTTTTCGGCCTCGTTTGGGGGTACACCGCTGTTCTTGAGCCGCGCGGCTGACGCGGCGAATAATCCGCTGGCACATAGTCGTCGCAAAGTGCTGGTGACGATTTTCCAGCGCGGGGCTATGGATGGTTTGATGGCGGTGACGCCATTTAACGATCCAGCACTTGCCGAGGCGCGCCCCAATTTGTTTATGCACCTGACCGATCCGAAAAACAAGCTGACGGATCTGGATGGTCGCTTTGCATTGCATCCCTCTTTTGCGGATCTGGCACCGCTGTACAAGGAAGGTCGTCTGGCTATTGTCCACGGCGTAGGCTCGCCGAATAAGACGCGGTCGCACTTTGACGCCCAGGATTATATGGAAAATGGGACGCCTGGTGTGAAAGGTACGCGGACGGGTTGGCTCAATCGGGCTGTTGGACTGCTCGGGCACGAGGGTACGCCCTTCCGGTCTGTGGCATTGACCAGAGCGTTGCCGCGCGCATTTTACGGGAAGGAGCCTTCGATTGCAGTGGATGATCTGCGTTCCTTTGGCATCCAGATGCCGAATAATCCGCAGGGGGCCGAACAGGTCGAGGAAGGGTTTGAGGCGATGTATGCGCGGAGTGCCAAACGCCTGGTTCAGAGGGTGAGCCGGGAGAGTTTTGATGCGATTGAGTTGTTGGAAAAGATCGGTGTACGAGATTACAAACCCGTTGAAGGCGCGGAATATCCCAATACGGCATTGGGTCGCAGGCTGCAACAGATCGCGTTGTTGATCAAGTCGGATGTGGGTCTTGAGGTTGCCTTTACCGAGACAGGCGGTTGGGATACCCATGTTCAGCAGGGCACAACGACGGGGTCTTTCCAGCGCAGAGCAGATGAGATGTCCAAGTCTATCGCGGCATTCTGGACGGATCTGGGGACGTATCAGGACGATGTTGTGCTGATGACGATGACCGAATTTGGTCGCACAGTGCATCAGAATGGTTCTCTGGGTACGGATCACGGCCGCGGGTCGTGTTTGTTTGTGCTGGGGAATAACGTGGCTGGCGGAAAGATCCACGGGGATGTGCCAGAGAAGCTGGTGAAAGATGCGCTCGAAGATCGGCGCGATTTGCCCGTGACGACGGATTTCCGTTCTGTGTTTGCCGATGTGGCGGGTAAGCATCTGAATATCGATCGTTCTCACGATATTGCGATGTTCCCGGGTTGGGAAGGTGAGCGGTTTAAGGTGATGACGTAA
- a CDS encoding DUF1800 domain-containing protein, whose product MILRFSLIVLCCGALLSGTSADAKLKLPYKKEGLNKEQAAAYLLERFAFGARPGEVEKVVQMGPEKWLAQQLKGNLPDAALDKRLEAFPALKMTQLQIAEIYMPDGQLRNQMKREGVMDPATTPLKEMREKMKAYREEHGLRPYGALFNQELRSQKVMRAVYSENQLAEVLTDFWFNHFNVTTRDGGARSRVLTYERDAIRPNVLGKFRVILGATAKHPAMLHYLDNAQSRMATPQQQNQAKPEPKKEVAMGEMGMDGGMMGGEMMGGEMAKAPPKAVAKPKTPPRRKYGLNENYARELMELHTLGVDGGYTQQDVTEVARVLTGWTAMPYGNGRKNTDRAIANGNKNLVRQGEFLFRNAWHDKKAKVVLGEKFPAGGGIEEGERVLDMLTKHPSTAHFISTKLARRFVNDSPP is encoded by the coding sequence ATGATATTGCGTTTTTCACTTATTGTTTTGTGCTGTGGTGCCTTACTTTCAGGCACTTCGGCGGATGCCAAATTGAAATTGCCCTATAAAAAAGAAGGACTAAACAAAGAGCAGGCAGCGGCGTATCTCTTAGAGCGTTTTGCTTTTGGTGCGCGGCCCGGTGAAGTGGAAAAGGTGGTGCAGATGGGTCCCGAGAAGTGGCTGGCTCAGCAGTTGAAGGGCAATTTGCCGGATGCGGCGTTGGACAAGCGATTGGAAGCGTTTCCGGCGTTGAAAATGACGCAGTTACAAATAGCCGAAATCTATATGCCAGATGGTCAACTTCGCAATCAGATGAAAAGAGAAGGGGTAATGGATCCGGCGACGACGCCTCTCAAAGAGATGCGGGAAAAGATGAAAGCGTATCGCGAGGAGCACGGGTTGCGTCCCTATGGCGCGCTTTTTAATCAGGAGCTTCGGAGTCAGAAGGTGATGCGGGCGGTGTATAGCGAGAATCAACTCGCCGAGGTGCTAACGGATTTCTGGTTCAATCACTTCAATGTGACCACGCGCGATGGTGGGGCGCGCAGTCGCGTGCTTACCTATGAGCGCGATGCAATTCGTCCCAATGTGCTGGGTAAGTTCCGCGTGATTTTAGGTGCGACAGCGAAGCATCCCGCGATGTTGCACTATCTGGATAATGCCCAGTCGCGTATGGCAACGCCACAGCAGCAGAATCAGGCAAAGCCTGAGCCAAAGAAGGAAGTGGCAATGGGCGAGATGGGTATGGATGGCGGGATGATGGGTGGTGAGATGATGGGTGGTGAGATGGCAAAGGCTCCTCCAAAGGCTGTTGCGAAGCCGAAGACGCCTCCAAGACGCAAGTATGGTTTGAATGAGAATTATGCGCGCGAGTTGATGGAGTTGCACACCCTGGGTGTGGATGGTGGGTACACGCAGCAGGATGTTACCGAGGTTGCGCGGGTGCTGACGGGTTGGACTGCGATGCCTTATGGGAATGGGCGCAAGAATACCGATAGGGCAATCGCAAATGGCAATAAGAATCTCGTTCGCCAGGGCGAATTTCTGTTCCGCAATGCCTGGCACGATAAAAAGGCCAAGGTGGTGTTGGGTGAGAAGTTCCCGGCAGGTGGTGGCATAGAAGAGGGCGAGCGCGTTCTGGATATGCTGACCAAACACCCTTCAACCGCACATTTTATTTCTACGAAGCTGGCGCGTCGGTTTGTGAACGACAGTCCTCCCG